A stretch of the Vanacampus margaritifer isolate UIUO_Vmar chromosome 6, RoL_Vmar_1.0, whole genome shotgun sequence genome encodes the following:
- the myrf gene encoding myelin regulatory factor isoform X3, whose product MDVVDETEALQRFFEGHDIASTLDTANIDTSILEEYISKEDDSTDICFSEVHSTPGPNYSSPQAGVSSSVGLVCGVSPPIPLRQGAPPPGLPNCPNAYPPGPSLSLRHSYPCLGQHQQHQQHQQHQQPHVKPEHRGHYAPGTLPESPPDSSSEPYSPQQVNDPHMIRTMTPENMCHMTPTPPLPPHGHYPSMHRDMYLKPEPIISQYPIGPATSAGGDLQQTQMLHQLLQHPQGQDGIPVHQAKKRKHSESPNSTLNSQILTGIIKQEPGLMQDADNGYMDPNYQCIKWQPHQQNKWTPLYDANCKELPMPTYRVDADKGFNFSLSDDAFVCQKKNHFQVTVYVGMLGDPKYVKTSEGLQPIDCFYLKLNGVKDCQVEAMNQSISVEQSQSDRSKRPFKPVLITLPPEQVTKVTVGRLHFSETTANNMRKKGKPNPDQRYFMLVVALHAQSHSQTYTVAAHVSERIIVRASNPGQFESDSDVLWQRGQLPDSVYHHGRVGINTDRPDEALVVHGNVKVMGSLVHPSDIRAKENVQEVDTTDNLKRISQMRLVHYQYKPEFAATVGIESTAETGVIAQEVQQILPEAVKEGGDVVCANGETIPNLLVVNKERIFMENVGAVKELCKLTDNLETRIDELERWSRKLAKLRRLDSMKSTVSGGTVSQSGSYFSRTGSGPLKKKTVKPGSKSPLPDQGCISLKFMQGSILALVIVMAFSVISMSILYVLTLHHRGDATDKDGSVSYPCALYVSWMPIFTATVTFCPPACSWSRAALGSSRKSSFVPLSSTPTPACCSTTALNNQSSTILMLNNNQSAAAPENLVPTPGTINKKAKSRIMDKDGRNRNRLSHTSAPLYLSKSKRPSSADMDGTGAGNRLPGGLQPTPRRQRSVYIKEERSTPSLTGLHIVETDQEIKTQYCNTPKTCSYTISLHGNTNSSLSQLTLHMMSTDSVWVQQCRATKGRLCPNHNETELYNGQRTSTRGTHHLWSLPLLSFQDVTYHFRVSSYDEMSCATEGETSSYSDYHFVIESSCV is encoded by the exons GCCATGATATTGCCAGTACTCTGGATACAGCCAACATCGACACCAGTATCCTGGAAGAGTACATCAGCAAGGAGGACGATAGCACTGACAT CTGTTTCTCAGAGGTCCACAGCACCCCGGGACCAAATTACTCATCTCCCCAGGCGGGAGTGTCCTCCTCTGTGGGGTTGGTGTGTGGCGTGAGCCCTCCGATTCCCCTCCGCCAGGGAGCCCCTCCCCCCGGACTCCCGAACTGCCCGAACGCATACCCTCCGGGTCCTTCCTTGAGCCTGCGGCACAGCTACCCCTGCCTGGGTCAGCATCAGCAGCACCAGCAACACCAGCAGCACCAACAGCCTCACGTCAAACCCGAGCACAGAGGCCACTACGCCCCTGG AACTCTTCCTGAGTCTCCACCAGACTCAAGCTCAGAGCCTTACTCACCTCAACAGGTGAATG ATCCGCACATGATTAGGACCATGACACCAGAAAACATGTGTCACATGACTCCGACGCCACCCCTTCCGCCCCACGGCCACTATCCCAGCATGCACCGGGACATGTACCTGAAGCCTGAGCCCATAATATCGCAGTATCCCATCGGTCCGGCCACGAGTGCCGGTGGGGACCTGCAGCAGACGCAGATGCTTCACCAACTACTGCAGCATCCGCAGGGGCAGGA TGGAATTCCTGTCCACCAAGCCAAAAAGAGGAAACATTCAGAATCGCCCAACAGCACTCTCAATTCCCAAATCCTCACAGGTATCATCAAACAAGAACCAG GCTTGATGCAGGATGCAGACAACGGATACATGGACCCAAATTATCAGTGCATTAAGTGGCAACCTCACCAGCAGAACAAGTGGACGCCACTATATGATGCAAACTGCAAAGAGCT TCCGATGCCAACCTACCGAGTTGATGCGGACAAAGGCTTCAACTTCTCCTTGTCCGACGATGCTTTTGTGTGCCAGAAGAAGAACCACTTCCAAGTGACCGTGTACGTAGGGATGCTGGGAGATCCCAAGTACGTCAAGACAAGCGAAGGCCTTCAGCCCATCGACTGTTTCTATCTCAAACTCAACGGAGTGAAAG ACTGCCAGGTGGAGGCCATGAACCAGTCCATCAGCGTGGAGCAGTCGCAATCGGATCGAAGCAAGAGGCCTTTCAAGCCagtttt GATCACCTTGCCCCCAGAGCAAGTCACAAAAGTAACAGTGGGCCGACTCCACTTCAGCGAGACCACAGCAAACAACATGAGGAAGAAAGGCAAACCAAACCCTGACCAGAG GTACTTCATGCTGGTGGTGGCGCTACACGCTCAGTCCCACAGTCAGACCTACACTGTGGCTGCTCATGTGTCTGAGAGGATCATCGTCAGG GCTTCCAACCCAGGCCAGTTTGAAAGCGACTCCGACGTGCTGTGGCAGCGAGGCCAATTACCCGACTCGGTCTACCATCACGGCAGGGTCGGTATCAACACCGACCGGCCCGACGAGGCCCTCGTTGTCCACGGTAATGTCAAGGTCATGGGCTCCCTCGTGCATCCGTCTGACATCCGAGCCAAAGAGAATGTACAAGAG GTGGACACCACAGACAATTTGAAACGGATTTCTCAGATGAGGCTGGTCCATTATCAATACAAGCCCGAGTTTGCTGCCACCGTCGGCATAGAGAGCACTGCAGAGACTG GAGTGATTGCTCAAGAGGTCCAACAAATCTTACCTGAGGCAGTTAAGGAGGGGGGCGATGTTGTGTGCGCCAACGGGGAAACCATTCCGAACCTTTTAGTTGTCAACaag GAGCGCATCTTCATGGAAAACGTGGGCGCGGTGAAGGAGCTGTGCAAGCTGACAGACAACCTCGAGACCCGAATTGACGAACTGGAGCGCTGGAGCCGCAAACTGGCCAAGCTGCGACGTCTGGACAGCATGAAGAGCACCGTGAGTGGAGGCACGGTCAG TCAGTCAGGAAGCTATTTCAGCAGGACAGGAAGTGGTCCCCTCAAGAAGAAGACGGTCAAACCTGGGAGCAAG agcccACTTCCAGACCAAGGCTGTATCAGTCTAAAGTTCATGCAGGGGAGCATACTGGCCCTCGTCATCGTCATGGCCTTCAG TGTCATATCCATGTCCATCCTTTATGTCCTGACTCTTCATCATCGAGGAGACGCCACAGACAAAGATGG CTCTGTTTCCTACCCTTGTGCTCTCTACGTCTCTTGGATGCCCATCTTCACTGCCACTGTCACTTTCTGTCCACCTGCATGTTCATG GTCAAGAGCTGCACTGGGATCCTCACGCAAGAGTTCGTTTGTTCCACTTTCCTCGACGCCTACACCGG CTTGCTGTTCAACCACAGCCTTGAACAACCAATCATCAACCATTCTCATGTTAAATAACAACCAATCTGCTGCAG CTCCAGAAAACTTGGTTCCCACACCTGGCACCATTAATAAGAAGGCCAAGTCCCGAATAATGGACAAGGATGGACGCAACAGAAACCGTCTCAGTCACACGTCAGCACCGCTCTACCTGTCCAAGTCCAAAAGGCCCTCATCGGCAGACATGGACGGAACAGGAGCCGGCAACCGTCTGCCGGGTGGTCTGCAGCCAACGCCACGCAGACAGCGCAGTGTGTATATAAAGG AAGAAAGATCAACTCCATCTCTGACTGGTCTGCATATAGTGGAGACGGACCAAGAAatcaaaacacaatattgtaatACACCCAAGACTTGCAG CTACACGATATCCCTCCATGGAAACACAAATTCTTCGTTATCACAACTCACTTTGCACATGAT GTCCACGGACAGCGTGTGGGTCCAACAATGTCGAGCCACCAAAGGACGTCTGTGTCCAAACCACAATGAGACAGAGCTGTACAATGGACAAAGAACCTCAACACGG GGTACTCATCACTTGTGGTCACTGCCTCTGCTGTCCTTCCAGGATGTCACTTATCACTTTCGTGTCTCCTCGTAT gatgaAATGAGTTGTGCCACTGAGGGAGAAACATCCTCCTACTCCGACTACCACTTTGTCATCGAAAGCAGCTGCGTGTGA
- the myrf gene encoding myelin regulatory factor isoform X4, producing the protein MDVVDETEALQRFFEGHDIASTLDTANIDTSILEEYISKEDDSTDICFSEVHSTPGPNYSSPQAGVSSSVGLVCGVSPPIPLRQGAPPPGLPNCPNAYPPGPSLSLRHSYPCLGQHQQHQQHQQHQQPHVKPEHRGHYAPGTLPESPPDSSSEPYSPQQVNDPHMIRTMTPENMCHMTPTPPLPPHGHYPSMHRDMYLKPEPIISQYPIGPATSAGGDLQQTQMLHQLLQHPQGQDGIPVHQAKKRKHSESPNSTLNSQILTGIIKQEPGLMQDADNGYMDPNYQCIKWQPHQQNKWTPLYDANCKELPMPTYRVDADKGFNFSLSDDAFVCQKKNHFQVTVYVGMLGDPKYVKTSEGLQPIDCFYLKLNGVKVEAMNQSISVEQSQSDRSKRPFKPVLITLPPEQVTKVTVGRLHFSETTANNMRKKGKPNPDQRYFMLVVALHAQSHSQTYTVAAHVSERIIVRASNPGQFESDSDVLWQRGQLPDSVYHHGRVGINTDRPDEALVVHGNVKVMGSLVHPSDIRAKENVQEVDTTDNLKRISQMRLVHYQYKPEFAATVGIESTAETGVIAQEVQQILPEAVKEGGDVVCANGETIPNLLVVNKERIFMENVGAVKELCKLTDNLETRIDELERWSRKLAKLRRLDSMKSTVSGGTVSQSGSYFSRTGSGPLKKKTVKPGSKSPLPDQGCISLKFMQGSILALVIVMAFSVISMSILYVLTLHHRGDATDKDGSVSYPCALYVSWMPIFTATVTFCPPACSWSRAALGSSRKSSFVPLSSTPTPACCSTTALNNQSSTILMLNNNQSAAAPENLVPTPGTINKKAKSRIMDKDGRNRNRLSHTSAPLYLSKSKRPSSADMDGTGAGNRLPGGLQPTPRRQRSVYIKEERSTPSLTGLHIVETDQEIKTQYCNTPKTCSYTISLHGNTNSSLSQLTLHMMSTDSVWVQQCRATKGRLCPNHNETELYNGQRTSTRGTHHLWSLPLLSFQDVTYHFRVSSYDEMSCATEGETSSYSDYHFVIESSCV; encoded by the exons GCCATGATATTGCCAGTACTCTGGATACAGCCAACATCGACACCAGTATCCTGGAAGAGTACATCAGCAAGGAGGACGATAGCACTGACAT CTGTTTCTCAGAGGTCCACAGCACCCCGGGACCAAATTACTCATCTCCCCAGGCGGGAGTGTCCTCCTCTGTGGGGTTGGTGTGTGGCGTGAGCCCTCCGATTCCCCTCCGCCAGGGAGCCCCTCCCCCCGGACTCCCGAACTGCCCGAACGCATACCCTCCGGGTCCTTCCTTGAGCCTGCGGCACAGCTACCCCTGCCTGGGTCAGCATCAGCAGCACCAGCAACACCAGCAGCACCAACAGCCTCACGTCAAACCCGAGCACAGAGGCCACTACGCCCCTGG AACTCTTCCTGAGTCTCCACCAGACTCAAGCTCAGAGCCTTACTCACCTCAACAGGTGAATG ATCCGCACATGATTAGGACCATGACACCAGAAAACATGTGTCACATGACTCCGACGCCACCCCTTCCGCCCCACGGCCACTATCCCAGCATGCACCGGGACATGTACCTGAAGCCTGAGCCCATAATATCGCAGTATCCCATCGGTCCGGCCACGAGTGCCGGTGGGGACCTGCAGCAGACGCAGATGCTTCACCAACTACTGCAGCATCCGCAGGGGCAGGA TGGAATTCCTGTCCACCAAGCCAAAAAGAGGAAACATTCAGAATCGCCCAACAGCACTCTCAATTCCCAAATCCTCACAGGTATCATCAAACAAGAACCAG GCTTGATGCAGGATGCAGACAACGGATACATGGACCCAAATTATCAGTGCATTAAGTGGCAACCTCACCAGCAGAACAAGTGGACGCCACTATATGATGCAAACTGCAAAGAGCT TCCGATGCCAACCTACCGAGTTGATGCGGACAAAGGCTTCAACTTCTCCTTGTCCGACGATGCTTTTGTGTGCCAGAAGAAGAACCACTTCCAAGTGACCGTGTACGTAGGGATGCTGGGAGATCCCAAGTACGTCAAGACAAGCGAAGGCCTTCAGCCCATCGACTGTTTCTATCTCAAACTCAACGGAGTGAAA GTGGAGGCCATGAACCAGTCCATCAGCGTGGAGCAGTCGCAATCGGATCGAAGCAAGAGGCCTTTCAAGCCagtttt GATCACCTTGCCCCCAGAGCAAGTCACAAAAGTAACAGTGGGCCGACTCCACTTCAGCGAGACCACAGCAAACAACATGAGGAAGAAAGGCAAACCAAACCCTGACCAGAG GTACTTCATGCTGGTGGTGGCGCTACACGCTCAGTCCCACAGTCAGACCTACACTGTGGCTGCTCATGTGTCTGAGAGGATCATCGTCAGG GCTTCCAACCCAGGCCAGTTTGAAAGCGACTCCGACGTGCTGTGGCAGCGAGGCCAATTACCCGACTCGGTCTACCATCACGGCAGGGTCGGTATCAACACCGACCGGCCCGACGAGGCCCTCGTTGTCCACGGTAATGTCAAGGTCATGGGCTCCCTCGTGCATCCGTCTGACATCCGAGCCAAAGAGAATGTACAAGAG GTGGACACCACAGACAATTTGAAACGGATTTCTCAGATGAGGCTGGTCCATTATCAATACAAGCCCGAGTTTGCTGCCACCGTCGGCATAGAGAGCACTGCAGAGACTG GAGTGATTGCTCAAGAGGTCCAACAAATCTTACCTGAGGCAGTTAAGGAGGGGGGCGATGTTGTGTGCGCCAACGGGGAAACCATTCCGAACCTTTTAGTTGTCAACaag GAGCGCATCTTCATGGAAAACGTGGGCGCGGTGAAGGAGCTGTGCAAGCTGACAGACAACCTCGAGACCCGAATTGACGAACTGGAGCGCTGGAGCCGCAAACTGGCCAAGCTGCGACGTCTGGACAGCATGAAGAGCACCGTGAGTGGAGGCACGGTCAG TCAGTCAGGAAGCTATTTCAGCAGGACAGGAAGTGGTCCCCTCAAGAAGAAGACGGTCAAACCTGGGAGCAAG agcccACTTCCAGACCAAGGCTGTATCAGTCTAAAGTTCATGCAGGGGAGCATACTGGCCCTCGTCATCGTCATGGCCTTCAG TGTCATATCCATGTCCATCCTTTATGTCCTGACTCTTCATCATCGAGGAGACGCCACAGACAAAGATGG CTCTGTTTCCTACCCTTGTGCTCTCTACGTCTCTTGGATGCCCATCTTCACTGCCACTGTCACTTTCTGTCCACCTGCATGTTCATG GTCAAGAGCTGCACTGGGATCCTCACGCAAGAGTTCGTTTGTTCCACTTTCCTCGACGCCTACACCGG CTTGCTGTTCAACCACAGCCTTGAACAACCAATCATCAACCATTCTCATGTTAAATAACAACCAATCTGCTGCAG CTCCAGAAAACTTGGTTCCCACACCTGGCACCATTAATAAGAAGGCCAAGTCCCGAATAATGGACAAGGATGGACGCAACAGAAACCGTCTCAGTCACACGTCAGCACCGCTCTACCTGTCCAAGTCCAAAAGGCCCTCATCGGCAGACATGGACGGAACAGGAGCCGGCAACCGTCTGCCGGGTGGTCTGCAGCCAACGCCACGCAGACAGCGCAGTGTGTATATAAAGG AAGAAAGATCAACTCCATCTCTGACTGGTCTGCATATAGTGGAGACGGACCAAGAAatcaaaacacaatattgtaatACACCCAAGACTTGCAG CTACACGATATCCCTCCATGGAAACACAAATTCTTCGTTATCACAACTCACTTTGCACATGAT GTCCACGGACAGCGTGTGGGTCCAACAATGTCGAGCCACCAAAGGACGTCTGTGTCCAAACCACAATGAGACAGAGCTGTACAATGGACAAAGAACCTCAACACGG GGTACTCATCACTTGTGGTCACTGCCTCTGCTGTCCTTCCAGGATGTCACTTATCACTTTCGTGTCTCCTCGTAT gatgaAATGAGTTGTGCCACTGAGGGAGAAACATCCTCCTACTCCGACTACCACTTTGTCATCGAAAGCAGCTGCGTGTGA
- the myrf gene encoding myelin regulatory factor isoform X1, giving the protein MDVVDETEALQRFFEGHDIASTLDTANIDTSILEEYISKEDDSTDICFSEVHSTPGPNYSSPQAGVSSSVGLVCGVSPPIPLRQGAPPPGLPNCPNAYPPGPSLSLRHSYPCLGQHQQHQQHQQHQQPHVKPEHRGHYAPGTLPESPPDSSSEPYSPQQVNDPHMIRTMTPENMCHMTPTPPLPPHGHYPSMHRDMYLKPEPIISQYPIGPATSAGGDLQQTQMLHQLLQHPQGQDGIPVHQAKKRKHSESPNSTLNSQILTGIIKQEPGLMQDADNGYMDPNYQCIKWQPHQQNKWTPLYDANCKELPMPTYRVDADKGFNFSLSDDAFVCQKKNHFQVTVYVGMLGDPKYVKTSEGLQPIDCFYLKLNGVKDCQVEAMNQSISVEQSQSDRSKRPFKPVLITLPPEQVTKVTVGRLHFSETTANNMRKKGKPNPDQRYFMLVVALHAQSHSQTYTVAAHVSERIIVRVTSSHASNPGQFESDSDVLWQRGQLPDSVYHHGRVGINTDRPDEALVVHGNVKVMGSLVHPSDIRAKENVQEVDTTDNLKRISQMRLVHYQYKPEFAATVGIESTAETGVIAQEVQQILPEAVKEGGDVVCANGETIPNLLVVNKERIFMENVGAVKELCKLTDNLETRIDELERWSRKLAKLRRLDSMKSTVSGGTVSQSGSYFSRTGSGPLKKKTVKPGSKSPLPDQGCISLKFMQGSILALVIVMAFSVISMSILYVLTLHHRGDATDKDGSVSYPCALYVSWMPIFTATVTFCPPACSWSRAALGSSRKSSFVPLSSTPTPACCSTTALNNQSSTILMLNNNQSAAAPENLVPTPGTINKKAKSRIMDKDGRNRNRLSHTSAPLYLSKSKRPSSADMDGTGAGNRLPGGLQPTPRRQRSVYIKEERSTPSLTGLHIVETDQEIKTQYCNTPKTCSYTISLHGNTNSSLSQLTLHMMSTDSVWVQQCRATKGRLCPNHNETELYNGQRTSTRGTHHLWSLPLLSFQDVTYHFRVSSYDEMSCATEGETSSYSDYHFVIESSCV; this is encoded by the exons GCCATGATATTGCCAGTACTCTGGATACAGCCAACATCGACACCAGTATCCTGGAAGAGTACATCAGCAAGGAGGACGATAGCACTGACAT CTGTTTCTCAGAGGTCCACAGCACCCCGGGACCAAATTACTCATCTCCCCAGGCGGGAGTGTCCTCCTCTGTGGGGTTGGTGTGTGGCGTGAGCCCTCCGATTCCCCTCCGCCAGGGAGCCCCTCCCCCCGGACTCCCGAACTGCCCGAACGCATACCCTCCGGGTCCTTCCTTGAGCCTGCGGCACAGCTACCCCTGCCTGGGTCAGCATCAGCAGCACCAGCAACACCAGCAGCACCAACAGCCTCACGTCAAACCCGAGCACAGAGGCCACTACGCCCCTGG AACTCTTCCTGAGTCTCCACCAGACTCAAGCTCAGAGCCTTACTCACCTCAACAGGTGAATG ATCCGCACATGATTAGGACCATGACACCAGAAAACATGTGTCACATGACTCCGACGCCACCCCTTCCGCCCCACGGCCACTATCCCAGCATGCACCGGGACATGTACCTGAAGCCTGAGCCCATAATATCGCAGTATCCCATCGGTCCGGCCACGAGTGCCGGTGGGGACCTGCAGCAGACGCAGATGCTTCACCAACTACTGCAGCATCCGCAGGGGCAGGA TGGAATTCCTGTCCACCAAGCCAAAAAGAGGAAACATTCAGAATCGCCCAACAGCACTCTCAATTCCCAAATCCTCACAGGTATCATCAAACAAGAACCAG GCTTGATGCAGGATGCAGACAACGGATACATGGACCCAAATTATCAGTGCATTAAGTGGCAACCTCACCAGCAGAACAAGTGGACGCCACTATATGATGCAAACTGCAAAGAGCT TCCGATGCCAACCTACCGAGTTGATGCGGACAAAGGCTTCAACTTCTCCTTGTCCGACGATGCTTTTGTGTGCCAGAAGAAGAACCACTTCCAAGTGACCGTGTACGTAGGGATGCTGGGAGATCCCAAGTACGTCAAGACAAGCGAAGGCCTTCAGCCCATCGACTGTTTCTATCTCAAACTCAACGGAGTGAAAG ACTGCCAGGTGGAGGCCATGAACCAGTCCATCAGCGTGGAGCAGTCGCAATCGGATCGAAGCAAGAGGCCTTTCAAGCCagtttt GATCACCTTGCCCCCAGAGCAAGTCACAAAAGTAACAGTGGGCCGACTCCACTTCAGCGAGACCACAGCAAACAACATGAGGAAGAAAGGCAAACCAAACCCTGACCAGAG GTACTTCATGCTGGTGGTGGCGCTACACGCTCAGTCCCACAGTCAGACCTACACTGTGGCTGCTCATGTGTCTGAGAGGATCATCGTCAGGGTAACGTCCAGCCAT GCTTCCAACCCAGGCCAGTTTGAAAGCGACTCCGACGTGCTGTGGCAGCGAGGCCAATTACCCGACTCGGTCTACCATCACGGCAGGGTCGGTATCAACACCGACCGGCCCGACGAGGCCCTCGTTGTCCACGGTAATGTCAAGGTCATGGGCTCCCTCGTGCATCCGTCTGACATCCGAGCCAAAGAGAATGTACAAGAG GTGGACACCACAGACAATTTGAAACGGATTTCTCAGATGAGGCTGGTCCATTATCAATACAAGCCCGAGTTTGCTGCCACCGTCGGCATAGAGAGCACTGCAGAGACTG GAGTGATTGCTCAAGAGGTCCAACAAATCTTACCTGAGGCAGTTAAGGAGGGGGGCGATGTTGTGTGCGCCAACGGGGAAACCATTCCGAACCTTTTAGTTGTCAACaag GAGCGCATCTTCATGGAAAACGTGGGCGCGGTGAAGGAGCTGTGCAAGCTGACAGACAACCTCGAGACCCGAATTGACGAACTGGAGCGCTGGAGCCGCAAACTGGCCAAGCTGCGACGTCTGGACAGCATGAAGAGCACCGTGAGTGGAGGCACGGTCAG TCAGTCAGGAAGCTATTTCAGCAGGACAGGAAGTGGTCCCCTCAAGAAGAAGACGGTCAAACCTGGGAGCAAG agcccACTTCCAGACCAAGGCTGTATCAGTCTAAAGTTCATGCAGGGGAGCATACTGGCCCTCGTCATCGTCATGGCCTTCAG TGTCATATCCATGTCCATCCTTTATGTCCTGACTCTTCATCATCGAGGAGACGCCACAGACAAAGATGG CTCTGTTTCCTACCCTTGTGCTCTCTACGTCTCTTGGATGCCCATCTTCACTGCCACTGTCACTTTCTGTCCACCTGCATGTTCATG GTCAAGAGCTGCACTGGGATCCTCACGCAAGAGTTCGTTTGTTCCACTTTCCTCGACGCCTACACCGG CTTGCTGTTCAACCACAGCCTTGAACAACCAATCATCAACCATTCTCATGTTAAATAACAACCAATCTGCTGCAG CTCCAGAAAACTTGGTTCCCACACCTGGCACCATTAATAAGAAGGCCAAGTCCCGAATAATGGACAAGGATGGACGCAACAGAAACCGTCTCAGTCACACGTCAGCACCGCTCTACCTGTCCAAGTCCAAAAGGCCCTCATCGGCAGACATGGACGGAACAGGAGCCGGCAACCGTCTGCCGGGTGGTCTGCAGCCAACGCCACGCAGACAGCGCAGTGTGTATATAAAGG AAGAAAGATCAACTCCATCTCTGACTGGTCTGCATATAGTGGAGACGGACCAAGAAatcaaaacacaatattgtaatACACCCAAGACTTGCAG CTACACGATATCCCTCCATGGAAACACAAATTCTTCGTTATCACAACTCACTTTGCACATGAT GTCCACGGACAGCGTGTGGGTCCAACAATGTCGAGCCACCAAAGGACGTCTGTGTCCAAACCACAATGAGACAGAGCTGTACAATGGACAAAGAACCTCAACACGG GGTACTCATCACTTGTGGTCACTGCCTCTGCTGTCCTTCCAGGATGTCACTTATCACTTTCGTGTCTCCTCGTAT gatgaAATGAGTTGTGCCACTGAGGGAGAAACATCCTCCTACTCCGACTACCACTTTGTCATCGAAAGCAGCTGCGTGTGA